The Pungitius pungitius chromosome 14, fPunPun2.1, whole genome shotgun sequence genome contains the following window.
ctgtggaggagtaacttacctgtagtaccatgtccctgtagatgtgtaactcacctgtagtaccatgtccctgtggaggagtaactcacctgtagtaccatgtccctgtagaggagtaactcacctgtagtaccatgtccctgtagatgtgtaactcacctgtagtaccatgtccctgtggaggagtaactcacctgtagtaccatgtccctgtggaggagtaactcacctgtgtttctctccctctagCTGAGGCGGTTTGATGTGGTGGGCCTCCATAAAGGTTCTGTCACGTCTTTAGCGTGGAGCACCAACGGGATGAAGCTGTTCTCAGGAGACGACAAAGGACgagttgtcttctcctctttggACTTAGATCAGGTGACATACAAACACGTTCAACACAATACTACACATTAAAAGTGAAACATCATTATCTTCATGTTATGAGAAAGAAACATCTGTTctttaatcttctttttttaaaataaacattcataCATATGATAGAATTTGTGGTATTTCTGAAAATTGGTCCTCATTCAGTTTATCGATTAGTCAATGAAGTAAAATGATGACTAATTATCACTAGATAGTACAGAGAATTCTgactgtatttgtatttgtgtgtttcagggtgtGTGTAAaccggtgctgctgctggaggaggcctCAGGTGTGGTTCAAGTGGAGTACAGTCACCAGGTGCTGCTCATCTCAACACAGCACAGATCTCTGCTTTACTGCACACAGAATCAGGAAGTCCTGCAGCTGGGCACCAGGCCGCGCAAGAGGTAGAGCCGCTACATACAAATACATGCCATAATCAACAGATACAACAGGTCCTGTTCCTGCTCCATTATGcccaagggcgtaaccatggtttagacagtGGGGGGGGTCCAACATTGTAACCACATGTCATTTTATCAGAAAAACAGCAACTCATGCTTTTATGAGGCTACTTGTTTCATTTGCTTACACATTAACGCGTTATTGAGTTACTTACAAGTATGCTCGGCTACTGGACCCAGCTTTCTCTGCTTTTTAGGTAACCTGAAATCCTCCATTACTCCTCTCCAACATGTTAACTAACGTTACTTTCTTTGCTCTCAACTGACTGACAAAAAGTGATGACCATGACAACGCAGAACCACGCAAGTTGGTCTCAAAAGAAATCACACAAGTGCACAATTAGGAGGGTGGATTCACACACTTATGTTTTTCTtaacaaatggaaataaattgaaaataaataagatatAACAAGAGACTGATCTATTGAAAGGcctcataaaaggagaacatatattgcacatattttctgctgtatattggcaAGGATGTGTGGTTACGCCCTTGATTATGCCCCCTCCATAACATTATGAATTCATAGAAACCTGGATACTTTTCTTTAGTGACCCTCATTTATATAGAGGGTCACTAAAAACTTTAGTGTTCATATCCACAGTAGATATTCTAAGAAAGACTGCTTGTCCACAGCAGTTATTCTCATGAAAGGTTTTAGGTGACAGGTGTTGACAGTAAGGTCTGTGTTGGTCTCAGCAGCGGGAGGTTCGGCGCCTGCTTCCTTCCAGCTCTTTGTAAGCAGAGCGATCTTCAGGTGTTTGCTGCTCGTCCTGGACTCCGACTCTGGAGGTCTGATATCAGAGGACAGGTGGAGGACACTCGACAGCTTAAACCGCTTTTCAGCACTCAGGTACACAGGAAACGTGCTGGCGATGTTGACGCTACTTTGAAGGACAGATTATGTAACAGAATTGTTCTCATCGAAGTGAACTCATTgctattaattcattttattttgtatagcccaaaatcacaaactacaaattagcctcagagggcttcacagtctgtacacatgcaacatcctctgtccccaaaccctcacatcggcacaggaaaaactccccaaaatatgaaaaaaagggaagaaacctcagggagaacgtcagaggaggatccctctcccgggatggacagactgcaatggatgtcatgtgtacagaatcaacaatgtaaaagatgtacaatacattcaaatcctctaacagagatgatacaagtaattgcaagtagcagaacaagtgtacagcaggaccactgcagggacaacctccatcagatagaaccaccatcagatagaaccaccatcagatagaacctccatcagatcgaaccaccatccacagaggcttctgtggggagggagagcagaaagatgttggtttatgatgacagtaatatgaatcatatttaaagtaatgatgatggcagcagcaggtgtcagcagagccatgagccaggagtcagaaccggggtccgcacgaaactatgatccacggagacctgctaggcgagaaagcacaaagaactcctgaatgaagcttaattagtgatgtacattaataaaacatggatgattgtgggaggagagagtgagagagtgagtgtgagagagtgagagagtgagagtgagagaggggctcggtgtgtacTAAGtcgtcccccggcagtctaagcctagagcagcttaactaagggctggtccaggctaacctgagccagccctaactataagcaatatcaaagaggaacgttttaagctttatcttaagtgaactgaccgagtctgccccccggactgaaagtggaagctggttccacaaaagaggagcttgataactgaagctctggcccccatcctactttttaaaactctaggaaccacaagtagcccagcatctacggagcgtagatgccttgtaggacaatacggtgtaacaagctctttaagataagacggtgcctcaccagcaagtgccttgtaggtgaggagaagtaccttaaattctattcttgatttaacaggaagccagtgcagagaagttaatacagaagttatatgatcccatttcttacttcttgttaatacacgtgctgcagcattctgaatcagctggagaggtttaagcgatttacaagagcagcctgataacaaagaattacagtaatccagtctagaagtaacaaatgcatgaactagtttttctgcatcactttgagacaggaagttcctgatttttgaaggactgtggtacatgtcctgtcaacaaagacagattcataatatccagtaaagaCGTGCTAATTAAAGGAAAGACTTCCTTAAGCagcaaaattgtagaagtcagttgatcaaggttgatggaagagaaaccatccaagtaggtatcagggcccacggctgcatccaaggatcctacatccgcggacgggttggctccggttgggggtagtagaccatcaattttctctttgatagtcagaatcttcttattgaagaagttcataaagtcgttactactgaggtccacaggaatacacggctcgacagcgctgtgactctctgtcagtctggctacagtgctgaagagaaacctggagttgtttttatttttctccattaatgatgagtaataagatgctcttgcgttacagagagccttcttatatgttttaacgctgtcttgccaaactagcctagatccttctgatttggtggaacgccataaccgctcaagtttcctcacagtttgctttaagttccgggtttatTAAGGAGAAGAATTTATATTTATAGGTTATTTATATCCCTGTCGGTGGTTTTAAGATGAAAtgccttttgttttgatttcacTTATTTGATACATCTAGTAGTTTCACTAGTAATgttactactactgctactttCTTCTCCAGTGATGCTGTTAACGACTTGAATtacatttagttattttctGCCCATTTCTCTTGAATCAGATTCCTCAGTTTGAGTTGTTTCCTCGTCCTGGTCCAATCGGAGCTTACCGTCCAGAGGACAGACAACTTGGTCTGCTCAGCTGTTTCTTCAGAGATGGATGGATTCTCAGCTGGAATGAGTACAGCGTCTACGTCCTGGACTGTCATAACGAGGTACCGCAAGTACCTATGATAACGTCTAAATGATTACAGCATCTACGTCCTGGACGGTCTTAACTGGGAACTAGAGTAATTACTGCTTGATTGATTGTGGATGTTAACAAGGTGTACTTTTTATCTGAAGGTGGTGATCGGAGCCTTGGAGAGCAGTGGAGATATTGTGTCTGTGTCGTGCTGTGACAACGAGATCTTCATCCTGAAAGGAGACCGAGACATCATTCGTCTCTCCAACTGTCCTGAAGGACTAGCTTCCAGCTGTAAGTAATACAACTACTCGTACCACTACGAGTACTGCAACTACTATTAACAGTTCTGCTATGAGTACTACAACTACTAGTAATAGTACCACTACTAGTACTACaactcctctaacttactaaccaatagctttagtttttagcgtactaacccatagcttatattttatattttattatacttttattttattctatttttatctcatttgcacaatgttgtctttattgtactgtcttcatgcaccttccgccaagacaatttccatgtatgtacaacatactatggcaataaacgtttcctgattcctgattcctgattcctacTAGTAATAGTTCCACTATGAGTGGCAAACACAAGATCTGCCTCAACATCCAttgcaaatataaatatgtacaaaATGGGTATGCTGTCTGTCTCTGCTCTTCAGTGCTGGAGCTCTCCGTCCATCAGCACTCACCTTTGGCCACGCCCACCATCCTCCCACCTACTGGATCAGTGGAAACAGCTCAGCCAATCCGAACCATGGCTATCATTGTAGAAGGTGGGGTTAGGGTGCAGCAAGGACGAGGATGGGAGCGGCCCAGCAAGGAAGGAAAgacagaggaagtggaggaggcaGAAGAGCAGCTTGAGGTGACTGACAGCCAGCTATAACTCTTGTTCCATATGCACACTCGAGTGGAACTGCTGTGGGcgagattttttttgttgaaaaaccttatttttttattccagacCCCCTGATATAAtgataggggaaacactggacaCCTTCACCTCCAGACTGGTGGACTAACCTGTGACTGTGTGTCTAGGTGATGGAACCCAGCACCTCTCGTAGCCGCAGCAGCTCTGTTCCTTCCTGCGAGAATCTCCTTGGAAACACTTCCTGTGAGCTGAGCTCCAGGTGTTACAGCGCCCCTCTGGGCCATGAGgggctgcagcaggagctggTTGTAAAGGCCATCcgagtgaagaagaagaggaggagacgccaAGGCAAGCAGACACGCCGACTGGTCAATAAGCTCCGCCCAAATCGCCACCAGGTGTGCATAAGTGCCTCCCATGATGTAGCCCCTCCCCTGTTGAACTTAACTCTGCGTCTCTTTCTCCACCTGCAGACAGCAGTGGAAGCCACCCCTCTGACAGGAGATGCTCAGACTCCACGTTTTCAGTCCAGGACGACAGCTGTAATGACGGAGATAGTGGAACTCCTCTGAGTGACAGagcctccctcttttctctggaCCTCCAGAGCCAGGACTCGTCTGAGCCAATCAAGGACCAGATCTCACAGAAAGCAGAGGATTTTAATAGAGGTTTAAATGACGTACAGGAGGCGGAGTCCTCCACCAAACAATCAGGGTTAGTGACAAGGACTATCTCTGTATGTGTCCTGCTTTTACCAGATTTTAGGTCTCAACTTTGTTGTCTTGTTTCAGCTCTCTGCTACTCCAGAGTCTGCAGGACCAAGGAAAAGCCTCTGATCCTGATCCTGGTACTGAAGCTGGCCCCCTGGCCCTCAATGTGGATTTGTTGCTGGAGTGCACCTTCTCATACATGCACAATACTGAGAAGAATGAGGAACAGGAGCAGCAGCcaatggaggagcaggagggagggttTCTGAGCCcactgattggaccagaggaagaggtggaTGAGGTGATACATACATGGACATAAACAAATACCTATTAACTATCACTGAGTATTTCCTCTGTGTTTACATACAGAAGGATGAACGGGTGCCTCCTGTTGTTCTGGGAGACCAGATGTTTTACTCCACCATGTCAAGTCTGGAAAGAAGACCCGGTATGTCCAGCGATGAAGAGGAAGACATCTACTGTCAAGTCCTCAACCCTCCACCTCATCCGACGGAGAAGACCTCAGACCCACACGTGGAACCTGACACCAACAACAGAGACCCGCTCAAACTTGACCAGGTGAGACACGTAGATACGAAACTTAAACTTGACTCAGAGACTCAACAAGTCCATCAAGAAGGCCAGCAGTGTGCTAGAGTGAACACGGTGGAGGTGGGCGGAGAAAGGAGGATGATGACTAAGCTCTCATGGTGGACGCCCTGGAGGCTCTGTACAGATCCTTCAGCCCCGgtgtgtgaaggagaggaaccgcaggtccttccttcctgctgctgtcaggctGCACAACCATCTGTGCAGCTAGTGAACCACAGGACATCAAATCACCAAAGAACACGGAAATATACGTGCAATGAAAATGACAAAGTGCAATAACCACAGCGACACTCTGTgta
Protein-coding sequences here:
- the tecpr2 gene encoding tectonin beta-propeller repeat-containing protein 2 isoform X4 yields the protein MAAPPSVLREFCPLYYVLNAIPAKVQRGFRSILVYLTALDSSNDFLAVGSSIGMLYLYCRRLATMNKYSLEGKSDAITAVKLLSCFDDLVAVGTASGRVAVFQLVSALPGRNKQLRRFDVVGLHKGSVTSLAWSTNGMKLFSGDDKGRVVFSSLDLDQGVCKPVLLLEEASGVVQVEYSHQVLLISTQHRSLLYCTQNQEVLQLGTRPRKSSGRFGACFLPALCKQSDLQVFAARPGLRLWRSDIRGQVEDTRQLKPLFSTQIPQFELFPRPGPIGAYRPEDRQLGLLSCFFRDGWILSWNEYSVYVLDCHNEVVIGALESSGDIVSVSCCDNEIFILKGDRDIIRLSNCPEGLASSLLELSVHQHSPLATPTILPPTGSVETAQPIRTMAIIVEGGVRVQQGRGWERPSKEGKTEEVEEAEEQLEVMEPSTSRSRSSSVPSCENLLGNTSCELSSRCYSAPLGHEGLQQELVVKAIRVKKKRRRRQDSSGSHPSDRRCSDSTFSVQDDSCNDGDSGTPLSDRASLFSLDLQSQDSSEPIKDQISQKAEDFNRGLNDVQEAESSTKQSGSLLLQSLQDQGKASDPDPGTEAGPLALNVDLLLECTFSYMHNTEKNEEQEQQPMEEQEGGFLSPLIGPEEEVDEKDERVPPVVLGDQMFYSTMSSLERRPGMSSDEEEDIYCQVLNPPPHPTEKTSDPHVEPDTNNRDPLKLDQLAESWMGYSGPGCGILSLQVTDRYVWCLDFKGGLFCSGLLETGLNWQRFEDNVHQVALSPSGNLLWKVEQRSMTAFACAKVSVKAKRHWYKAVEQTAFVALSDDSAWIIRTNGDLYLQTGLSVERPCARSVKVECPCVFAQVCVSEGVVWALSEHKAVFYREGLSSYCSEGEGWKYDTVSEAQGVELMCVALAEGGTAWALDASGSLWFRTGICSSRPQGDDDHWWQISISDYVVFDQGSIFQTLLLATQSVATVTRAPVERVVAFLSQYSQCQPSLVSANRSGVWVASGRNQLHLARGSLVGTFWQNVVPRGTVSATKWSFITSSVVPHREGRTCSVFGTRMASSAPHPSLYHMRWS
- the tecpr2 gene encoding tectonin beta-propeller repeat-containing protein 2 isoform X5, with protein sequence MAAPPSVLREFCPLYYVLNAIPAKVQRGFRSILVYLTALDSSNDFLAVGSSIGMLYLYCRRLATMNKYSLEGKSDAITAVKLLSCFDDLVAVGTASGRVAVFQLVSALPGRNKQLRRFDVVGLHKGSVTSLAWSTNGMKLFSGDDKGRVVFSSLDLDQGVCKPVLLLEEASGVVQVEYSHQVLLISTQHRSLLYCTQNQEVLQLGTRPRKSSGRFGACFLPALCKQSDLQVFAARPGLRLWRSDIRGQVEDTRQLKPLFSTQIPQFELFPRPGPIGAYRPEDRQLGLLSCFFRDGWILSWNEYSVYVLDCHNEVVIGALESSGDIVSVSCCDNEIFILKGDRDIIRLSNCPEGLASSLLELSVHQHSPLATPTILPPTGSVETAQPIRTMAIIVEGGVRVQQGRGWERPSKEGKTEEVEEAEEQLEVMEPSTSRSRSSSVPSCENLLGNTSCELSSRCYSAPLGHEGLQQELVVKAIRVKKKRRRRQDSSGSHPSDRRCSDSTFSVQDDSCNDGDSGTPLSDRASLFSLDLQSQDSSEPIKDQISQKAEDFNRGLNDVQEAESSTKQSGSLLLQSLQDQGKASDPDPGTEAGPLALNVDLLLECTFSYMHNTEKNEEQEQQPMEEQEGGFLSPLIGPEEEVDEKDERVPPVVLGDQMFYSTMSSLERRPGMSSDEEEDIYCQVLNPPPHPTEKTSDPHVEPDTNNRDPLKLDQLAESWMGYSGPGCGILSLQVTDRYVWCLDFKGGLFCSGLLETGLNWQRFEDNVHQVALSPSGNLLWKVEQRSMTAFACAKVSVKAKRHWYKAVEQTAFVALSDDSAWIIRTNGDLYLQTGLSVERPCARSVKVECPCVFAQVCVSEGVVWALSEHKAVFYREGLSSYCSEGEGWKYDTVSEAQGVELMCVALAEGGTAWALDASGSLWFRTGICSSRPQGDDDHWWQISISDYVVFDQGSIFQTLLLATQSVATVTRAPVERVVAFLSQYSQCQPSLVSANRSGVWVASGRNQLHLARGSLVGTFWQNVVPRGTVSATKWSFITSSVVPHREEQEGPVLCLGPGWRAPPLIHLSTT